A stretch of DNA from Paenibacillus sp. FSL W8-0186:
GAAATGGCGGTCGCTTCGGTGGAAGGATTGCAAGGAGATTCGTTAGATCGGGATGATACCGTTGCAGCTACCCTCAAGCATTTTGTCGGGTACGGCAGCTCCGAAGGGGGCAGAAATGCTGGACCTGTGCATATGGGCATGCGGGAGCTGCTGGAAGTGGATATGCTGCCGTTTAGAAAAGCGGTTGAAGCAGGCGCGAAGTCCATTATGCCGGCTTACAACGAAATCGATGGGGTGCCGTGCACGACGAATCGCGAGCTGCTGGACGATGTGCTTCGTGGGGAGTGGGGCTTCGATGGCATGGTCATTACCGACTGCGGAGCGATCGATATGCTTGCTGCGGGTCATGATGTGGCTGAAGACGGGATGGATGCCGCAATTCAAGCCATTACCGCAGGCATCGATATGGAAATGTCGGGTGAAATGTTCGGCAAGTATTTGGTTGAAGCCGTACGTCAAGGCAAGCTGGATATGGAAGTGGTTGATACGGCCGTACGCCGGGTGCTGACGCTGAAATTCAAGCTGGGCCTGTTCGAGCGTCCGTATGCTGACCCGGAGCGGGCGGCGGAGGTGATTGGCAGCGATAAGCACAAGGAGCTGGCTCGCCGGATCGCTGGCGAAGGCATCGTGCTGCTGAAGAACGAGGACGGCATTCTGCCGCTGTCGAAAACGGCAGGAAAGGTCGCGGTCATCGGGCCGAATGCAGACGTGGGCTATAACCAGCTTGGGGATTACACGTCCCCTCAGCCAAAGGATAAGGTGGTCACTGTGCTGGACGGCATTCGCAGCAAGCTTGCCGGCCAGCCGGAGCGGGTGCTGTATGCGCCGGGCTGCCGGATTAAAGGCGATTCCAGGGAAGGCTTCGAGTACGCCTTGTCCTGTGCGGAGCAGGCCGACACGATCATCATGGTCGTTGGGGGCTCCAGTGCCCGTGATTTCGGCGAAGGCACGATCGATCTGCGGACGGGAGCATCCAAGGTGACGGAAAATTCCTGGAGCGACATGGACTGCGGCGAAGGGATTGACCGCATCTCCTTGCAATTGTCCGGTGTGCAGCTGGAGCTTGTGCAAGAGGTTCACAAGCTGGGCAAACCAGTCATCGTCGTCTACATTAACGGGCGGCCGATTGCCGAGCCGTGGATCGAGGATCATGCCCATGCGGTGGTAGAGGCTTGGTATCCGGGACAGGAGGGCGGCCATGCAGTCGCGGACGTGTTGTTCGGCGACGTGAACCCGTCAGGTCGTCTGACGATCTCGATTCCCAAGCATGTCGGTCAGCTTCCGGTCTACTACAACGGCAAACGCTCGCGGGGCAAGCGTTATTTGGAGGAGGACGCCCAGCCGCGGTATCCGTTCGGCTACGGATTGAGCTATACGGAATTTGCGTATTCCAATCTGCGCGTAGAGCCGGCGGTCATTTCGGAGGATGAAGAGGCGGTCGTCAGCGTCACCGTGACGAATGCCGGCCAGCTTGCGGGAGCAGAAGTTGTGCAGATGTATGTATCCGATGTGGCCAGCAAAGTGACGAGACCGGCCAAGGAGCTGAAGGGCTTTGCGAAGCTCCAGCTTGCGCCGGGCGAAAGCCGGGAAGTGAGCTTCAAGGTGGGCCGGGAGCAGCTGGAATACATCGGGCTTGATCATAAACCGGTCGTAGAGCCGGGGCAATTCAAAATTTATGTCGGCAAGCACGTAAACGACGGGGAGAGCGTCGATCTGAGAGTACGGGAGGAGGAATAGCGATGGAACGGATCAGGAGATTCATTCGCGAGCTGTCTGAGCGTCAGTGGCTGGAATCTTGCGAGCTGGCTAATTGGGATATTTCCTATGCGACGTACCACTTGCCTGGCCAGTACGAGCATTTCGGAACGTATGCCGATGGACGCGATTTGCAGCGGTTTCCAAGTACGCAGGGGACGACGTATTTTTTCAGGCAGCAGCTTGAAATTCCCGCGGCCTGGCTTAACGGGCGTAATGGGCATAACGTGCATGACGGGCGTAATGGACATAACAGGCATGGCGCGCATATCGGCCTTATCTTCGAATCGGGCGGGGAGGGATTGCTGCGGGTGAACGGAGCCTCTTATCAGGGGCTGGATCGAAACCACACATTCGTTACATTGCGGCCAGAGCGGGATGGAAGCGTCCTCGACCTGGAAATTGAGCTCTTTGATCCGATCCCTGAACCGGTAGATCCGTTGAATCAGCAGGCGGTCATCCAACCGCCGATTACGTCAATCCGCAGTAGTCTGGTGCTGGTAAACCGCGCGGTACAAAGCCTGATGTATACGGCTGTGATCGCCCGTGATTCCATGCAACTGCTGCCGGAGCAGGATTTTCGCCGCACCCGGCTGATGGAGGCGCTGTACCAGGCGATGGATCAGTTCGTTGCTCTCAGCGTGGCGGAGATTCGCGACGGAGGAGCTATAGAGCATTTAGAGCAAGAATTAAGGGAAAGAATCCGGGAGATCGGCGGCAATGCGGAAGGTACGCTGCATATGGTCGGGCAATCGCATATCGATATTGCCTGGCTGTGGCCGGCACGAGAAACGGTTCGCAAGGTGAGCCGCACGTTCTCTACTGTAGACGCCTTGATGGACGAATATCCGCAGTATCAATATGCACAGAGCCAGCCGCTATTATTTGCTTATTTGAAGGACAATGACCCGGAGCTATACGAACGAGTCAAGGCTAGAATCCGGGAAGGGCGCTGGGAGCTGGTTGGCGGCATGTGGGTCGAGCCGGATTTGAACATTCCGAGCGGCGAATCGCTGATGCGGCAAATGCTGTATGGCCAGCGGTTCTATCAGGAGGAGTTCGGCATGACCTCGGATATCGAATGGCTGCCGGATACGTTCGGTTACTGCGCCTCCCTGCCGCAAATTTTGCAGCACGGCGGTGTACGTTACTTCATGACTACGAAGCTCGGCTGGAACGATACGAATGTGTTCCCGTATGATCTGTTCCACTGGGTTGGCATAGACGGTACGGCGATGCTCTCCTATCTGAACCATGGCGTGAACGAGAATACGCTGCCGAAGGATGTCCATGATCACTGGCAGTCCTACCGGGAGAAGG
This window harbors:
- a CDS encoding glycoside hydrolase family 3 N-terminal domain-containing protein, translated to MTKIYKDRHRPTEERVEHLLGLMTLEEKAGQLIQTFGWQAYEHIDGKISLTESFKEQVKNGGIGSLYGTLRADPWTGVTLETGLSPREGAEAVNEIQRYAIENSRLGIPILIGEECSHGHMAIGATVFPVPLSLGSTWNVELYREMCRAVALETRSQGGAVTYSPVLDVVRDPRWGRTEECFGEDPYLIGEMAVASVEGLQGDSLDRDDTVAATLKHFVGYGSSEGGRNAGPVHMGMRELLEVDMLPFRKAVEAGAKSIMPAYNEIDGVPCTTNRELLDDVLRGEWGFDGMVITDCGAIDMLAAGHDVAEDGMDAAIQAITAGIDMEMSGEMFGKYLVEAVRQGKLDMEVVDTAVRRVLTLKFKLGLFERPYADPERAAEVIGSDKHKELARRIAGEGIVLLKNEDGILPLSKTAGKVAVIGPNADVGYNQLGDYTSPQPKDKVVTVLDGIRSKLAGQPERVLYAPGCRIKGDSREGFEYALSCAEQADTIIMVVGGSSARDFGEGTIDLRTGASKVTENSWSDMDCGEGIDRISLQLSGVQLELVQEVHKLGKPVIVVYINGRPIAEPWIEDHAHAVVEAWYPGQEGGHAVADVLFGDVNPSGRLTISIPKHVGQLPVYYNGKRSRGKRYLEEDAQPRYPFGYGLSYTEFAYSNLRVEPAVISEDEEAVVSVTVTNAGQLAGAEVVQMYVSDVASKVTRPAKELKGFAKLQLAPGESREVSFKVGREQLEYIGLDHKPVVEPGQFKIYVGKHVNDGESVDLRVREEE